A window of the Streptomyces albireticuli genome harbors these coding sequences:
- a CDS encoding BTAD domain-containing putative transcriptional regulator: protein MHALRTPSPSPLPQRADPAGPLLRVLGPMSARFDGQDLPLGPPRRRALLALLLIRLGRVVPTELIVDELWGDEPPRQPVATLQSHISHLRRVLDPAAGPDAPSVLRYRAPGYVLQLAPEQVDFCRFEDLVSSGRRLLEQRDPLTARDRLADALELWHGAPYTEFSAHPPLADETARLEQVRLAALESFAEARLALGADEEVAADLDREVRNHPMRERLVGHLMTALTRLGRQAEALEVYERTRSHLVEEFGVDTAVELQRVRTAILRQELCDDGPGDRAAPPAATTPAAPFVSATPPFSASPAAPASAAAARTPEPVRPAPDPGPAPQSGTDPADPSAPWPFTGRDQELRRLATAAAGALTGHGHVVSVLGPAGVGKTRLLMELAPRLEAADEHLEVVWSHCFPGEGVPPYWLWTQVLRRLSATRPEAFRAATAPFGALLAPLMPERSAGPGAPQGAEVDWAQARFLTHDAVCEVLLALAAENPLVLLLEDLHWADTASLDLLRLLGVRRLGHPLSIVLTARDFEIESDATMRRLLSEVVRGPRSETLRLDGLPRQAVATLVEAQAGPGVGAEVVEALHRRSKGNPYFVMQLLSLLGDIRHLHDPGASTVLLARVPTGVREALRQRFAALPEPVVRVLRLCAVIGTEVDTDLLHRTATEDEPVAEAMESAIRAGLLGEDPHHPGRLHFAHALVQETLAEEPAREERHRLHARVAEALCARGRGQMGDEEIERLAHHSWHAKDALAPGETLPRLLRAAERAEHHLAYEQVETWLRRAVHLAGFLPADDPSAPGLEQRLHIQLGQVLATIRGYGDAEAEAALGRGRALSAVTHSPEDPSVLWALCAALLVTGRYDDSRQFSGLLRDLAGRTRQPVAVLGAAYGEGIVLHVRGRLPEALAELEHGVEMADRFAREGHSLARTFQHDPRVSCRSYDTFTHWLLGDRRTASRRRHELLRLTEYESRPSDRAFALYVDAVVAAWEGDVDTALGSGSEGARVAGEHGLLYWKAMLSLPAGWALTHSGRAAEGLALMRTSLDELCPSRTHLRLPLHLGLLGQAQFHAGHREEAADTLRRMLAVVERRREYVYLDPALPATRLLHELVGRGAAEAVLRGC, encoded by the coding sequence ATGCACGCACTCCGGACGCCGAGCCCGTCGCCGCTGCCGCAGCGGGCGGACCCGGCCGGACCGCTGCTGCGGGTGCTCGGCCCCATGTCGGCGCGGTTCGACGGGCAGGACCTGCCGCTCGGCCCGCCGCGCCGGCGGGCCCTGCTCGCCCTGCTGCTCATCCGGCTGGGCCGGGTCGTCCCCACCGAGCTGATCGTCGACGAGCTGTGGGGGGACGAGCCGCCGCGCCAGCCCGTCGCCACGCTCCAGAGCCACATCTCCCACCTGCGCCGGGTCCTGGACCCGGCGGCCGGACCTGACGCACCCTCGGTGCTGCGCTACCGCGCGCCCGGCTATGTGCTCCAGCTCGCCCCGGAACAGGTGGACTTCTGCCGTTTCGAGGACCTCGTGTCCAGCGGGCGCCGGCTCCTGGAACAGCGGGATCCGCTGACCGCGCGGGACCGGCTCGCCGATGCCCTGGAGCTGTGGCACGGCGCCCCGTACACGGAGTTCTCCGCCCACCCGCCGCTGGCCGACGAGACCGCCCGGCTGGAGCAGGTCCGGCTGGCCGCGCTGGAGTCCTTCGCCGAGGCCCGGCTCGCCCTGGGCGCGGACGAGGAGGTGGCGGCCGACCTGGACCGGGAGGTGCGCAACCACCCGATGCGCGAGCGGCTCGTCGGCCACCTGATGACCGCGCTGACCCGCCTGGGGCGGCAGGCGGAGGCGCTGGAGGTGTACGAGCGGACGCGCAGCCACCTCGTCGAGGAGTTCGGCGTGGACACCGCCGTGGAGCTCCAGCGGGTGCGCACCGCCATCCTGCGGCAGGAGTTGTGCGACGACGGGCCGGGCGACCGGGCCGCGCCGCCCGCTGCCACCACTCCCGCCGCCCCCTTCGTCTCCGCCACTCCTCCCTTCTCCGCTTCCCCCGCCGCTCCCGCTTCCGCCGCGGCCGCACGGACGCCGGAGCCGGTCCGGCCGGCGCCCGATCCCGGGCCGGCCCCGCAGTCCGGCACGGACCCCGCGGACCCCTCGGCGCCCTGGCCGTTCACCGGCCGGGACCAGGAGCTGCGCCGCCTGGCGACGGCGGCGGCCGGGGCCCTCACCGGCCACGGGCACGTGGTCTCCGTGCTCGGCCCCGCCGGGGTCGGCAAGACCCGCTTACTGATGGAGCTCGCCCCGCGCCTGGAGGCCGCGGACGAGCACCTCGAAGTGGTCTGGAGCCACTGCTTCCCCGGTGAGGGGGTCCCGCCCTACTGGCTGTGGACACAGGTCCTGCGCAGGCTGTCGGCCACCCGGCCGGAGGCCTTCCGCGCGGCGACGGCGCCGTTCGGCGCGCTGCTCGCCCCGCTGATGCCCGAGCGGTCGGCCGGGCCGGGCGCCCCGCAGGGCGCCGAGGTCGACTGGGCGCAGGCCCGGTTCCTCACCCACGACGCGGTCTGCGAGGTCCTCCTGGCCCTCGCCGCCGAGAACCCGCTGGTGCTGCTCCTGGAGGACCTGCACTGGGCGGACACCGCCTCCCTGGACCTGCTGAGGCTGCTCGGCGTCCGCCGCCTGGGGCACCCGCTGAGCATCGTGCTGACGGCCCGTGACTTCGAGATCGAGTCCGACGCCACCATGCGCCGGCTGCTGTCCGAGGTCGTCCGCGGCCCCCGCAGCGAGACCCTGCGGCTCGACGGGCTGCCCCGGCAGGCCGTCGCGACCCTGGTCGAGGCGCAGGCCGGGCCGGGCGTGGGCGCCGAGGTCGTCGAGGCGCTGCACCGGCGGAGCAAGGGCAACCCGTACTTCGTCATGCAGCTCCTCTCCCTCCTCGGCGACATCCGGCACCTGCACGACCCCGGCGCCTCGACCGTCCTCCTGGCCCGGGTCCCGACGGGCGTCCGCGAGGCGCTGCGGCAGCGGTTCGCCGCGCTGCCCGAGCCGGTCGTGCGGGTGCTGCGGCTGTGCGCGGTCATCGGCACCGAGGTGGACACCGACCTGCTGCACCGCACCGCCACCGAGGACGAACCGGTGGCCGAGGCGATGGAGTCGGCGATCCGGGCCGGGCTGCTCGGCGAGGACCCGCACCATCCGGGCCGGCTGCACTTCGCCCACGCGCTGGTGCAGGAGACGCTCGCCGAGGAGCCCGCCCGCGAGGAGCGGCACCGGCTGCACGCGAGGGTCGCCGAGGCGCTGTGCGCCCGCGGGCGCGGGCAGATGGGCGACGAGGAGATCGAGCGGCTGGCCCACCACTCCTGGCACGCCAAGGACGCGCTGGCGCCCGGCGAGACGCTGCCCCGGCTGCTGCGCGCCGCCGAGCGGGCCGAGCACCACCTGGCGTACGAGCAGGTCGAGACCTGGCTGCGGCGGGCGGTGCACCTGGCCGGCTTCCTGCCCGCCGACGACCCCTCGGCCCCGGGCCTGGAGCAGCGGCTGCACATCCAGCTCGGACAGGTGCTGGCCACCATCCGCGGCTACGGCGACGCCGAGGCCGAGGCGGCGCTGGGCCGGGGCCGCGCCCTGAGCGCGGTCACGCACAGCCCCGAGGACCCGTCGGTGCTGTGGGCGCTGTGCGCGGCGCTCCTGGTCACCGGCCGCTACGACGACTCCCGGCAGTTCTCCGGGCTGCTGCGGGACCTCGCCGGGCGGACCCGGCAGCCGGTGGCGGTGCTCGGCGCGGCGTACGGGGAGGGCATCGTGCTGCACGTGCGCGGCCGGCTGCCCGAGGCGCTGGCGGAGCTGGAGCACGGCGTCGAGATGGCGGATCGTTTCGCCCGGGAGGGGCACTCGCTGGCCCGGACGTTCCAGCACGACCCGCGCGTCTCCTGCCGCTCGTACGACACGTTCACCCACTGGCTCCTGGGCGACCGGCGGACGGCGTCCCGGCGCCGCCACGAGCTGCTGCGGCTGACCGAGTACGAGAGCCGGCCCTCGGACCGGGCCTTCGCGCTGTACGTGGACGCCGTCGTGGCCGCCTGGGAGGGGGACGTCGACACGGCGCTCGGCTCCGGCAGCGAGGGTGCCCGGGTGGCGGGCGAGCACGGGCTGCTCTACTGGAAGGCGATGCTGAGCCTGCCGGCCGGGTGGGCCCTGACGCACTCCGGCCGCGCGGCCGAGGGCCTGGCGCTGATGCGCACGTCGCTGGACGAACTGTGCCCGTCCCGGACGCATCTGCGTCTTCCGTTGCACCTGGGGCTGCTGGGGCAGGCGCAGTTCCACGCCGGCCACCGGGAGGAGGCGGCGGACACGCTCCGCAGGATGCTCGCCGTCGTCGAGCGCCGCCGCGAGTACGTCTACCTCGACCCGGCGCTGCCCGCCACCCGGCTGCTGCACGAACTGGTGGGCCGGGGCGCGGCGGAGGCGGTGCTGCGAGGGTGCTGA
- a CDS encoding ACP S-malonyltransferase: MSFAILFPGQGAQFRGMGADVFDRYPGLTQFACDLLGYDLPALCRDDPDDVLSRTEYTQPALYTVNALRMFEREHREERRADHYLGHSLGEYNALLAAGVLDFETGLRLVKRRGELMAAASGGGMTAVMDVPAPRLREILAQDGVEGVDVAGFNTDTQIVVAAPAEVLRAAHDVFARRDIRFAPLRVSAPFHSRYMEPVRAEFENYLREFTFREPATPVIANVTGRPYGQGAVVRLLSDQLVEPVRWTDSVRHLLALDPRTECEEVGGQALLRMVQKIRRSADRTPLLGTRT, translated from the coding sequence ATGTCGTTCGCGATTCTCTTCCCCGGACAGGGAGCGCAGTTCCGAGGAATGGGCGCGGACGTCTTCGACCGCTATCCCGGCCTCACCCAGTTCGCCTGTGATCTCCTGGGATACGACCTCCCCGCGCTCTGCCGCGACGACCCGGACGACGTGCTCTCGCGCACGGAATACACCCAGCCCGCCCTCTACACCGTCAACGCGCTGCGGATGTTCGAGCGCGAGCACCGGGAGGAGCGGCGCGCCGACCATTACCTCGGCCACAGCCTCGGTGAATACAACGCGCTCCTGGCGGCGGGCGTCCTCGACTTCGAGACCGGCCTGCGGCTCGTCAAGCGGCGCGGGGAACTGATGGCCGCGGCGTCCGGCGGCGGAATGACCGCGGTCATGGACGTGCCGGCCCCGCGCCTGCGGGAGATCCTCGCGCAGGACGGCGTCGAGGGCGTCGACGTGGCCGGATTCAACACCGACACGCAGATCGTCGTCGCCGCCCCGGCCGAGGTGCTCCGCGCGGCCCACGACGTGTTCGCCCGCCGGGACATCCGCTTCGCACCGCTGCGCGTCAGCGCGCCGTTCCATTCACGCTACATGGAGCCGGTGCGCGCCGAATTCGAGAACTACCTGCGGGAATTCACGTTCCGCGAGCCGGCGACCCCCGTGATCGCCAATGTGACGGGCCGCCCCTACGGGCAGGGGGCCGTCGTCCGGCTGCTGAGCGACCAGCTCGTCGAGCCGGTGCGATGGACCGACAGCGTCCGCCACCTGCTGGCCCTCGACCCCCGGACGGAATGCGAGGAAGTGGGCGGCCAGGCCCTCCTCCGCATGGTGCAGAAGATCCGCCGGTCCGCCGACCGGACCCCCCTCCTCGGAACCAGGACTTGA
- a CDS encoding acyl carrier protein — MDRTDRIRQFIEDRFLVEFGGEVTGGTDLFKAGVMDSFGYIQLMSFLEEEFSIGVTDEEILTDVFVSLDAIDAFVARKLAGQGAGRGDASCAG, encoded by the coding sequence ATGGACAGAACAGACAGGATCCGCCAGTTCATCGAGGACCGCTTCCTCGTCGAATTCGGCGGCGAGGTGACCGGCGGGACCGACCTCTTCAAGGCGGGGGTCATGGACTCCTTCGGATACATCCAGCTCATGAGCTTCCTGGAGGAGGAGTTCTCGATCGGCGTCACCGACGAGGAGATCCTCACCGACGTCTTCGTCTCCCTCGACGCGATCGACGCCTTCGTGGCCCGGAAGCTCGCCGGACAGGGCGCCGGGCGGGGGGACGCCTCATGTGCGGGATAG
- the asnB gene encoding asparagine synthase (glutamine-hydrolyzing), with amino-acid sequence MCGIAGFLAPSLDPGAMPGVVTSMLSLIRHRGPDEAGYYLDDGFAMGTVRLAIVDLASGSQPMSDPAERYWISFNGELYNHLELREELRALGRPFRTHCDTEVVLQAWIQWGPECLTRFNGAFAFAVRDAVTGDLFLARDRYGKRPLFYTEHDGALLFASEMKAFRAFPGFRFTLDPRELASVFAVWTPLPDRTPFEGVRQLPMGGVLTVRGGRRTLRTYEELDLTAPPFEGSEEDAAAFVRETLRASVELRLRSDVEVGVYLSGGLDSSVVTKLATDLSPHEVRTFSVAFENAEFDESDSQRVVASHLGTRHSSVTVTAADIAEHFPAAVHHAEVPAFRTAFVPMYLLSRHVRDSGVKTVLSGEGADEAFLGYSLFRETMLRASWHELSGEERETGLARLHPELAHFGPAHRKHMAGLFQQFSEERLPGLFSHELRYQNGRFAARLLKDRGVDPFAGILETVRTAPGYADLSAVRKAQWLEYKTLLAGYLLSTQGERMGLAHGVENRCPFLDPAVVRAAASVNLRFDDGSEEKAILKKAFRGELPASSLARRKQPYRAPGSAVFKDRRPDYLELVLSGTELEKLGWADPVFARKLVAKIMTTPAEEISTKEDQAFVYLLSTALLDQQFVRDTARPDASPEADLKVRTVVDNRRVLPRAGGMR; translated from the coding sequence ATGTGCGGGATAGCCGGCTTCCTCGCGCCGTCGCTGGACCCCGGCGCCATGCCCGGCGTCGTCACCTCGATGCTGTCGCTCATCCGGCACCGCGGCCCGGACGAGGCGGGCTACTACCTCGACGACGGCTTCGCGATGGGCACGGTCCGGCTGGCGATCGTCGACCTCGCCTCCGGCTCGCAGCCGATGTCCGACCCGGCGGAGCGCTACTGGATCTCCTTCAACGGCGAGCTCTACAACCACCTCGAACTGCGGGAGGAGCTGCGGGCCCTCGGCCGCCCGTTCCGCACGCACTGCGACACCGAGGTCGTCCTCCAGGCCTGGATCCAGTGGGGGCCGGAGTGCCTCACCCGCTTCAACGGCGCCTTCGCCTTCGCCGTCAGGGACGCGGTCACGGGCGACCTCTTCCTGGCCCGCGACCGCTACGGCAAGCGCCCGCTCTTCTACACCGAGCACGACGGCGCCCTCCTCTTCGCGTCGGAGATGAAGGCCTTCCGCGCCTTCCCCGGCTTCCGGTTCACGCTCGACCCGCGCGAGCTCGCCTCCGTCTTCGCCGTGTGGACACCGCTGCCCGACCGCACCCCCTTCGAGGGCGTCCGGCAGCTCCCCATGGGCGGCGTCCTCACCGTCCGGGGCGGCCGCCGCACCCTGCGCACGTACGAGGAACTCGACCTCACGGCCCCGCCGTTCGAGGGATCCGAGGAGGACGCCGCCGCGTTCGTCCGCGAGACGCTGCGCGCGAGCGTCGAGCTGCGCCTGCGCAGTGACGTCGAGGTCGGCGTCTACCTCAGCGGCGGCCTCGACTCCTCCGTCGTCACGAAGCTGGCGACCGACCTCTCCCCGCACGAGGTGCGGACGTTCTCCGTCGCGTTCGAGAACGCGGAGTTCGACGAGTCCGACAGCCAGCGGGTCGTGGCCTCGCACCTGGGCACCCGCCACTCCTCCGTCACGGTGACGGCCGCCGACATCGCGGAGCACTTCCCTGCGGCCGTCCACCACGCCGAGGTCCCGGCCTTCCGGACCGCGTTCGTCCCGATGTACCTCCTCTCCCGCCACGTGCGGGACTCCGGGGTCAAGACCGTCCTGAGCGGTGAGGGCGCCGACGAGGCGTTCCTCGGCTATTCGCTGTTCCGCGAGACGATGCTGCGCGCCTCGTGGCACGAGCTGTCCGGCGAGGAGCGCGAGACGGGCCTCGCCCGCCTCCACCCCGAGCTCGCCCACTTCGGGCCCGCGCACCGGAAGCACATGGCGGGCCTCTTCCAGCAGTTCTCCGAGGAACGCCTCCCGGGCCTCTTCTCGCACGAACTCCGCTACCAGAACGGCCGGTTCGCCGCCCGCCTGCTCAAGGACCGCGGCGTCGACCCCTTCGCCGGCATCCTCGAAACGGTGCGCACCGCGCCCGGCTACGCGGACCTGAGCGCCGTGCGGAAGGCGCAGTGGCTCGAATACAAGACGCTCCTCGCCGGCTACCTCCTCTCCACCCAGGGGGAGCGCATGGGCCTGGCGCACGGCGTCGAGAACCGGTGCCCCTTCCTCGACCCCGCCGTGGTGCGGGCCGCCGCCTCCGTGAACCTCCGCTTCGACGACGGGTCCGAGGAGAAGGCCATCCTGAAGAAGGCCTTCCGCGGCGAGCTGCCCGCCTCCAGCCTGGCCCGCCGCAAACAGCCCTACCGCGCGCCCGGCAGCGCCGTGTTCAAGGACCGGCGGCCGGACTACCTGGAACTGGTCCTCTCCGGGACCGAGCTGGAGAAGCTCGGCTGGGCCGACCCCGTCTTCGCCCGGAAGCTGGTCGCGAAGATCATGACCACCCCCGCCGAGGAGATCAGCACCAAGGAGGACCAGGCGTTCGTCTACCTGCTCTCCACCGCGCTCCTCGACCAGCAGTTCGTGAGGGACACGGCACGGCCGGACGCCTCGCCGGAAGCCGATCTGAAGGTACGGACGGTCGTCGACAACCGACGGGTCCTGCCGCGCGCCGGAGGAATGCGATGA